A stretch of DNA from Microbacterium sp. LWS13-1.2:
CACATCTTCATGACGGTGGGTCTAGACCGCAGCTACCAGACCTTCTCGCGTCCAGTCCTCGACGTCATCGTTGAGGAGGCCCGCGCGGCAGGCGTGCCGGTGCTCACCCACAGTCTGTCGGTCGAGGCGCTCGAGACATCGCTGGAGCTGGGAGCAGACGTGCTCATTCACGCCAATTACACAATGGGTCAGCCGTACCCTCATGAACTTGTCGACAAGATCGTCGCCAGCGACTCCTGGGCAGAGCTACAGACGGTGCACGACCAGCACCGTCACGTGCTCGAGGAGGCGGGTAGTTGGGCCGCGGTGCTCGGCGGCGGCGCGTTCTCCGAGAATGAACGGACCCTCGTGCGGGCAGGAGCCAAGATCATTATGGGGACCGACGCGGGATGCGCCAGCAACGATCATCTCGCGGATCTCACCGATGCCGAGCGTGACGACCGCCCCTGGACATTGGGGGGCGACCACTTCCACTGGACACGCAGCATGGTGGAAAAGGGCATGACGCCGCTCGGGGCGATCTCCGCGGCCACCATCAACGTGGCCCGCTCCTACGGCAAGGGTGACGCCCTCGGGTCTATCGAAGCCGGCAAGGTCGCCGACTTCGTGCTGCTGAACGCCGATCCGACCGACGACATCCGCAATCTCCGCGCGATCGATGCCGTATATAAGGACGGGACCCCGGTGGACCGAGACGCGCTGCCGACGCAGACGCTGGTCACGGGCCACCCGGCCTGACGTCGGCGAGGAAGCAACGGAGCTCCCCACATGTTCAGCAGCAACTTCCCCGATGTAGCGGTCTTCATCGACTGTCGGTCATCGGTGCGATCCCATCCACGGCCTGACGATCCGCGGTTGCCCGCTCCACCGAATCATGGACCGAGCGGTGGATCGGCAGGTCCTGGC
This window harbors:
- a CDS encoding amidohydrolase family protein gives rise to the protein MQIPAGAEIIDGTGRWMTPGFVNGNVHLLDAWMFMVGPGTIEYLARWEGRYVEVIEEAAQLVLRNGVTTVFDTYNAVEHVLAARDRIDAGRSQGARIYAAGAIVGMGGPFSADFHFAGRRAATQTFVNRIDAQFEAGVGHQLSLLPRNEVRAAVRDYLQRGVDLLKIAVSDHIFMTVGLDRSYQTFSRPVLDVIVEEARAAGVPVLTHSLSVEALETSLELGADVLIHANYTMGQPYPHELVDKIVASDSWAELQTVHDQHRHVLEEAGSWAAVLGGGAFSENERTLVRAGAKIIMGTDAGCASNDHLADLTDAERDDRPWTLGGDHFHWTRSMVEKGMTPLGAISAATINVARSYGKGDALGSIEAGKVADFVLLNADPTDDIRNLRAIDAVYKDGTPVDRDALPTQTLVTGHPA